One stretch of Eupeodes corollae chromosome 2, idEupCoro1.1, whole genome shotgun sequence DNA includes these proteins:
- the LOC129946507 gene encoding zinc finger and BTB domain-containing protein 41-like: protein MDKFETTCRTCNSIRTNLISLYSNSPSNDTIKLCDVLCLVCPSLSIQNNDKLPQKICFFCSKQLEIAYKFQLQCKKSNEDLWKVVKETIKEEPPQSEKEDDVQFSEDDEQTDTNNDDMPGTTEDVFEDATTVNGSPEFLEDDDVDEDMEILPQEEAIPVDKIVQSDADLDEASFDCSICSKKYLTVSGLSMHMKIAHKNHKPQQIETFPCINCDQVFESKDKEKDHFRSEHRNDYKSEVTCSICQKTFLGKSKLEHHLLYHEKNQFQCIVKECKRTFNIKYKVTDHLKRFHGIILTTSQSKALKPMPIKEL, encoded by the exons atggaTAAATTCGAAACAACTTGTCGCACTTGTAATTCCATTCGTACAAATTTGATAAGTCTATATTCAAATTCACCATCAAATGACACCATTAAGCTCTGCGATGTTCTCTGCTTAGTTTGTCCATCGCTATCGATTCAAAATAACGATAAACTTCCCCAAAAGATTTGTTTCTTTTGCTCCAAACAATTGGAAATCGCTTATAAATTTCAACTCCAATGCAAAAAATCCAATGAAGATCTTTGGAAAGTTGTAAAGGAAACCATAAAAGAGGAACCTCCCCAGTCAGAGAAAGAAGACGATGTTCAGTTCTCGGAAGATGATGAACAAACGGACACCAACAACGATGACAT GCCAGGCACTACGGAAGATGTTTTCGAGGATGCCACAACAGTCAATGGAAGTCCAGAATTCTTAGAAGATGACGATGTTGATGAGGATATGGAAATTCTTCCTCAAGAAGAAGCAATTCCAGTCGATAAAATTGTACAATCTGATGCAGATCTTGATGAGGCATCTTTTGATTGTAGTATCTGTTCCAAAAAGTATTTAACCGTCAGCGGTTTGTCTATGCACATGAAAATAGCTCACAAAAATCATAAACCACAGCAAATAGAAACGTTCCCATGCATCAACTGCGATCAAGTGTTTGAAAGCAAAGACAAAGAGAAAGATCATTTTCGATCAGAGCACCGAAATGATTATAAAAGTGAAGTAACTTGTTCCATTTGTCAAAAGACATTCCTCGGCAAAAGTAAATTGGAACATCATTTACTTTATCATGAGAAGAATCAGTTTCAGTGCATCGTAAAGGAATGCAAACGAACATTCAACATTAAATACAA AGTTACTGATCATCTGAAGCGTTTCCATGGAATCATTCTCACAACAAGTCAATCAAAAGCATTGAAACCGATGCCGATTAAAGAACTGTAA
- the LOC129946546 gene encoding putative nuclease HARBI1, with protein MFAIILLSEMDQRRNRMRIHRRRLRDNTNPFEMPEERFRELYRLSRDAALILVEEMRPHMRQGQRTTFIPIPVRICAALHFFASGSYQRDVGHDFSAAMSRTMVSRIVAEVSKILQDKLAGKWIKFPREEEYDSIKQRFFNETGFPGVIGAVDCTHVRIQKPNIEIEACYLNRKGYHSKNVQLVCDYNLRILSVIAKFGGSSHDSYIWDGSQVKSLLERRYEVCEPGEHSSWLLGDSGYPLRPYLMTPYRSSSAVDERSYNFIHARTRNCVERLNGVLKSVFRCLKLGLCYSPPAAGRIINACCMLHNFRLRHGLLEEENFQDENDAGDESSFHENASAHLRAATVIRDRIKRNFN; from the exons atgtttgcaataattttattgtCGGAAATGGACCAACGACGCAACAGAATGCGTATACACAGGCGAAGACTTCGGGATAATACTAACCCATTTGAAATGCCAGAAGAGCGATTTCGGGAGTTGTACCGACTTAGTCGGGATGCAGCGCTCATTCTCGTTGAAGAAATGCGTCCACATATGAGGCAGGGACAGAGGACAACCTTTATCCCCATCCCTGTTCGTATCTGTGCGGCACTGCATTTTTTTGCGTCTGGGTCCTACCAAAGGGACGTTGGACACGACTTTTCAGCAGCAATGAGCCGAACTATGGTGTCCCGCATTGTAGCCGAAGTATCCAAAATACTTCAGGACAAGCTAGCGGGCAAGTGGATAAAATTCCCCAGAGAAGAGGAATACGATTCAATAAAGCAAag atttttcaatGAGACCGGATTTCCCGGAGTTATTGGGGCTGTTGACTGCACCCATGTGAGGATCCAAAAACCAAACATTGAAATCGAAGCATGCTACCTCAACAGAAAAGGATACCACTCGAAGAACGTCCAGTTG GTATGTGACTACAATCTGAGAATTCTAAGTGTGATAGCAAAGTTTGGAGGATCCTCACATGATTCTTATATTTGGGATGGATCTCAAGTGAAATCTTTGCTTGAACGACGTTATGAAGTTTGTGAACCGGGGGAACACAGCTCTTGGCTGTTAG GTGATTCTGGCTATCCACTTCGCCCTTATCTCATGACACCATACCGCTCTTCTTCTGCTGTTGATGAGAGATCGTACAACTTCATTCATGCAAGAACACGCAACTGTGTCGAAAGGCTCAACGGAGTTTTAAAATCTGTGTTCCGGTGCCTTAAATTGGGATTATGCTATTCTCCGCCAGCAGCAGGAAGAATAATTAATGCATGCTGTATGCTGCATAACTTCCGATTAAGGCACGGCCTTTTAGAAGAGGAAAATTTTCAAGACGAAAATGATGCTGGAGATGAAAGCTCTTTCCACGAAAATGCTTCAGCCCATCTACGAGCAGCCACGGTGATTCGAGACCGCATCAaacgaaattttaattaa